In a genomic window of Primulina huaijiensis isolate GDHJ02 chromosome 10, ASM1229523v2, whole genome shotgun sequence:
- the LOC140985596 gene encoding proline-rich receptor-like protein kinase PERK15, with translation MSSPPLSIAISPLSPTKPESGIPISAGADVASPHPTNDTTLVALGVGIGLGGAIVLVCVGLFVIWYRRRRRRHGLNVFAYASQGPKEDSFCGTQHKWQEPALLPTSSIARAMQQSTSLPGLSNSHLSSVDGSTPPLPSFGSSLNSEKLLPPATSDISSSLTKTTFTYEELAFATDDFSGFNLLGQGGFGYVHKGVLYDGKQVAIKQLKVGSGQGEREFQAEVGTITRVHHKHLVELVGYCISGSQRLLVYEYVPYGTLEFHLHGKGNSPMKWETRMKIALGSAKGLAYLHEDCKPKIIHRDIKSSNILLDENFEPKVADFGLARFYSDTDTHVSTRVMGTFGYLAPEYALTGKLTDKSDVFSFGVVLLELITGRRPIDKSQHYLDDNIIDWARPLLTQALVDSNFDIVADPRLQKDYNPIEMSRIVACASVCVRHLARRRPKMSQIIRALEGSLPLDDLNYGTRPGPSSVQDFHCSSDYDASYDSTQYKEDLRKFRKLAFESVEHNPSECSGPTSDFGPQPSGSSSETLRGA, from the exons ATGTCTTCGCCGCCACTTTCTATTGCGATTTCACCTCTCAGTCCTACGAAGCCGGAGAGCGGGATTCCTATCTCTGCGGGCGCTGATGTGGCTTCGCCGCACCCGACTAACGACACGACATTGGTGGCACTGGGAGTGGGGATAGGGTTAGGCGGGGCAATCGTGCTGGTTTGCGTGGGTCTTTTCGTCATTTGGTacaggaggaggaggaggcgcCATGGGTTGAACGTGTTTGCTTATGCTTCTCAGGGGCCGAAAG AAGACTCCTTTTGTGGTACACAGCATAAGTGGCAAGAGCCTGCTCTTCTACCAACTAGTAGCATTGCCAGAGCAATGCAACAGTCCACATCTCTACCGGGTTTATCAAATTCTCATTTATCTTCAGTGGATGGATCTACTCCACCACTACCTTCATTTGGTAGCAGCCTGAACTCGGAGAAGCTGCTTCCACCAGCAACCTCTGATATCAGTTCGTCTTTGACAAAAACTACATTCACGTATGAAGAACTTGCATTTGCAACTGACGATTTCTCGGGGTTCAACCTCCTTGGTCAAGGTGGCTTTGGATATGTTCACAAGGGAGTGCTTTATGATGGGAAACAAGTAGCTATTAAGCAACTGAAAGTTGGGAGCGGTCAAGGGGAGCGGGAATTCCAGGCAGAGGTTGGAACTATAACCCGTGTTCATCACAAGCATCTAGTAGAACTGGTCGGATACTGCATTTCAGGGTCTCAGAGATTGTTGGTGTATGAATATGTTCCATATGGTACCTTGGAGTTTCATTTACATG GAAAGGGGAACTCTCCCATGAAGTGGGAAACTAGAATGAAAATTGCTTTAGGATCTGCGAAAGGATTGGCATATTTGCACGAGGACT GTAAACCCAAGATTATACATCGTGATATTAAGTCTTCTAACATTCTTCTTGATGAGAATTTTGAGCCAAAG GTTGCAGATTTCGGGCTTGCCAGGTTTTATTCTGATACCGATACTCATGTCTCTACTCGAGTAATGGGAACTTTTGG CTATTTAGCGCCGGAATATGCTCTTACCGGAAAGCTGACTGATAAATCGGATGTCTTTTCATTTGGTGTCGTGCTTTTGGAGTTGATAACAGGGCGCAGGCCAATAGATAAATCGCAACATTATCTTGATGATAACATCATTGATTGG GCAAGGCCTTTGCTAACACAAGCTTTGGTGGATAGCAACTTTGATATTGTTGCTGACCCTCGGTTGCAGAAGGATTATAACCCTATAGAGATGTCTCGAATAGTTGCATGTGCTTCTGTCTGTGTGCGCCATTTGGCACGTCGCAGACCGAAAATGAGTCAG ATTATCCGTGCTTTGGAAGGAAGTTTACCTCTGGATGACTTGAACTATGGCACACGACCTGGACCCAGCTCGGTACAAGATTTCCATTGTAGCTCAGATTATGATGCCTCTTATGACAGCACGCAATACAAAGAGGACTTGAGAAAATTCAGGAAACTGGCGTTCGAAAGCGTCGAACACAACCCGAGTGAGTGCAGTGGCCCGACTAGCGACTTTGGTCCTCAGCCCTCTGGCTCGAGTAGTGAAACTCTTCGAGGCGCTTAA
- the LOC140986739 gene encoding protein disulfide isomerase-like 1-6 gives MSEFKFSSRFIIFTFISLLLLSPCIFTSALLEHEDADDLEAIQELIALDEQEEEEDNLHPRTNLEVNDFVKKSEAEVLSKAQRIVLELNSDNTERAVEKNEYVLVLGYAPWCSRSAELMPRFAEAANVLKGLGSPLLMAKLDAERYPKAASSLGIKGFPTLLLFVNGTFQPYTGGFSSEEMVVWARKKTGSPVIRIDSITEANEFLKQHAMYAVGLFENFEGPGHEEFVKAATAENEIQFVETSDSEVAKVLYPVAKPTKLFFGLVKSEPEQHTSLDGDLSADRILKFLENKKFPLVTIMTEANSAKVYSSPKKLQVYVFSEADELKKVHEPLQDIARKFNSEIMLVAVDIGEDNLAKPFLTLFGLEDSEDTTVIGFDYNGNLKYLLELDPKSSNIEEFCAGLVRGTLPPYYKSRPIPENKNATVLTVVGKTFDDLVLNSPTNIFLEVHTPWCITCDTTSKQVEKLAKHFKGLDSLVFSRIDVSTNEHPKLLVEDYPTLLFYPATDKLNPIKFPTKSGLKELAALINSHLKSQGDSMAKDEL, from the exons ATGTCCGAGTTCAAATTCAGTTCAAGGTTCATTATTTTCACTTTTATTTCCCTACTTCTGCTCTCTCCGTGTATTTTCACCAGCGCATTGTTAGAACATGAAGATGCTGATGATTTAGAGGCAATTCAAGAACTTATAGCATTAGACGagcaagaagaagaagaagataacTTACACCCCAGAACCAATCTTGAAGTCAACGATTTCGTAAAGAAATCCGAGGCCGAGGTTTTGAGTAAGGCCCAGAGAATAGTTCTTGAGCTTAACAGTGATAATACGGAGAGGGCTGTTGAGAAAAATGAGTATGTTTTGGTATTGGGTTATGCCCCGTGGTGTAGCAGGAGTGCTGAATTAATGCCAAGATTTGCTGAGGCTGCGAATGTTTTGAAGGGTTTGGGGAGTCCCCTTTTGATGGCTAAGCTTGATGCTGAGAGGTATCCAAAGGCTGCTTCAAGTCTTGGAATTAAAGGGTTCCCAACTCTGCTTTTGTTTGTTAATGGCACTTTTCAGCCTTACACCGGCGGTTTTTCATC AGAGGAAATGGTGGTCTGGGCAAGGAAGAAAACAGGGTCACCTGTCATTCGAATAGACTCGATAACTGAGGCAAATGAGTTCCTGAAGCAGCATGCCATGTATGCTGTTGGgctatttgaaaattttgag GGACCTGGTCACGAAGAATTCGTAAAAGCTGCAACTGCTGAAAATGAAATTCAATTTGTGGAAACAAGCGACTCTGAGGTTGCCAAGGTCTTATATCCAGTTGCCAAGCCCACAAAATTGTTCTTTGGTCTTGTTAAAAGCGAACCGGAGCAGCACACTTCATTAG ATGGCGACCTGAGTGCAGAcagaattttgaaatttttggagaATAAGAAGTTCCCATTAGTCACCATAATGACAGAAGCCAATTCTGCTAAAGTTTATTCTAGCCCTAAGAAACTGCAG GTTTACGTCTTTTCTGAGGCTGATGAGCTAAAGAAGGTTCATGAACCATTACAAGACATCGCCCGGAAGTTCAACTCAGAG ATAATGCTTGTAGCCGTAGATATAGGAGAGGACAATCTTGCAAAGCCTTTCTTGACCTTATTTGGTCTGGAAGACTCGGAAGACACTACT GTGATTGGTTTTGACTACAACGGTAATTTAAAGTATCTCTTGGAGTTGGATCCGAAGTCGAGCAACATTGAA GAATTTTGTGCTGGGCTTGTGCGAGGAACTCTGCCCCCATATTACAAATCACGGCCGATTCCTGAAAAT AAGAATGCTACCGTATTGACTGTTGTCGGAAAGACATTTGATGACTTGGTACTAAACAGTCCGACCAACATTTTTTTGGAG GTCCACACACCATGGTGCATCACCTGCGATACTACAAGCAAGCAAGTCGAGAAATTGGCCAAGCATTTCAAGGGGCTCGATAGCCTTGTTTTTTCAAGGATCGACGTCTCAACAAACGAACATCCAAAATTGCTG GTTGAGGACTATCCAACGTTGTTATTCTACCCAGCTACAGACAAGTTAAATCCG ATTAAATTTCCGACGAAATCTGGCTTGAAGGAGTTGGCAGCATTAATCAACAGTCATTTGAAATCCCAGGGTGATTCTATGGCCAAAGATGAACTTTAA
- the LOC140985687 gene encoding uncharacterized protein encodes MSIFMCTSFYEVIPTLDDVRLEISNLVGLPEIRAQLETIVEIILDAEKHESCGFTVIPPKPFHMVFVGNNGTGKSTVARIIGKLFYLAGVLPSFCATEMQGNQKMKDAGGSVLVVNIDEEDPINSNTVDDIMALMDEGDTSVIFTGTCKALNQYMKFNNELYKRFSARLQFDDFTCEELAMIIQKKANIKGEDSLTDGFELDASCTTDNIAELIADVTPANLRSILNAHILDQMLIESKKIHLESGFGQNPGESIISLTDLALGIQNGAQIYMKLLNL; translated from the exons ATGTCGATTTTCATGTGTACTTCGTTTTACGAAGTGATTCCAACA TTGGATGATGTTCGGCTAGAAATCTCCAATCTTGTTGGATTACCAGAGATCAGGGCTCAGTTGGAGACGATTGTGGAGATCATACTCGACGCGGAGAAGCACGAGAGTTGTGGGTTTACGGTTATACCCCCGAAACCTTTTCATATGGTGTTCGTTGGGAACAATGGAACAG GAAAGTCCACGGTAGCTCGAATTattggaaaattattttatttggctGGAGTATTACCCTCTTTCTGTGCGACAGAAATGCAAGGAAATCAAAAG ATGAAAGATGCAGGTGGAAGTGTATTAGTCGTGAACATTGATGAAGAAGATCCCATCAATTCTAACACGGTGGATGATATCATGGCCTTAATGGACGAGGGCGACACATCGGTTATATTTACTGGAACTTGCAAGGCCCTGAATCAGTACATGAAGTTTAATAACGAGCTGTACAAAAGATTCTCTGCACGGTTGCAATTTGACGACTTCACCTGCGAAGAACTTGCCATGATTATTCAGAAAAAGGCCAACATTAAAGGGGAGGACAGCCTAACAGATGGGTTTGAGTTGGATGCTTCATGCACCACCGACAACATAGCTGAATTAATCGCTGATGTTACGCCGGCAAATCTACGCAGCATTCTTAATGCTCATATTCTCGATCAGATGCTAATAGAGTCAAAAAAGATACATTTAGAGagtggatttggacaaaacccaggTGAAAGTATAATCTCATTGACGGATTTAGCTCTCGGTATACAGAACGGGGCTCAGATCTATATGAAGTTGCTAAACTTGTGA